The following coding sequences lie in one Amycolatopsis cihanbeyliensis genomic window:
- a CDS encoding IclR family transcriptional regulator, whose product MGSSSDVPALRRGLAVLRVLGAHAGPVSAATVARELDLPRSTTYHLLSELEAAGFVAHLPAERRYGLGIAVFELGSAYLRHEPLERSATPLLRRLVDRVGHNAHLGVLHGNESLYLIKERPAQPETLVTDVGVRLPGQLTASGLAILMHLSKPHVRALFPAATAFVDRTGRGPRGLAELRRVLSTHRRRGWAVEDGQVTAGFASVAFPVFDHGGRPLAAISVTFRHHCEDGPCGQDWPGLAAEVRATATELTSRIGGRADQPD is encoded by the coding sequence ATGGGATCGAGCAGTGACGTTCCGGCGTTGCGCCGCGGGCTCGCGGTGCTGCGTGTGCTCGGGGCACATGCCGGGCCGGTGTCCGCCGCGACCGTGGCCAGGGAGCTGGACCTGCCCCGCTCGACCACGTATCACCTGCTCAGCGAGCTGGAGGCGGCCGGGTTCGTCGCGCACCTGCCGGCGGAGCGGCGCTACGGGCTGGGGATCGCGGTGTTCGAACTCGGTTCGGCGTACCTGCGGCACGAGCCGCTGGAACGGTCGGCCACCCCGCTGCTACGCAGGCTGGTCGACCGGGTCGGCCACAACGCCCACCTCGGGGTGCTGCACGGCAACGAGTCGCTGTACCTGATCAAGGAACGCCCGGCCCAGCCGGAGACGCTGGTGACCGATGTCGGGGTGCGGCTGCCGGGCCAGCTCACCGCCTCCGGCCTTGCCATCCTGATGCACCTTTCCAAACCCCATGTGCGGGCCCTGTTCCCCGCGGCCACTGCCTTCGTGGACCGCACCGGACGCGGACCGCGCGGGCTGGCCGAGCTGCGGCGGGTACTGAGCACGCACCGCCGTCGTGGCTGGGCGGTGGAGGACGGCCAGGTCACCGCGGGGTTCGCCTCGGTGGCGTTTCCGGTGTTCGACCACGGCGGCAGGCCGCTGGCCGCGATCAGCGTGACCTTCCGGCACCACTGCGAGGACGGCCCCTGCGGGCAGGACTGGCCGGGGCTCGCCGCCGAGGTGCGGGCGACCGCGACCGAGCTGACCAGCCGGATCGGCGGCAGGGCCGATCAGCCGGACTGA
- the hutH gene encoding histidine ammonia-lyase, with translation MPEAVELGEQPLRPDQTVAVACGRAAVRFSEFAERKMAESRRHVETLAGAERPTYGVSTGFGALAVRHIPPESRTQLQRSFVRSHAAGAGDAVEPEVVRALMVLRLRTLATGHTGVQPATAHALADLLNAGITPVVHEYGSLGCSGDLAPLAAVALALTGEGEVFDATGTRMPAVEALRVAGLEPVTLAEKEGLALTNGTDGMLGMLLLAAADLHRLLDIADLTAAMSVEALLGTDRAFAEDLQALRPHPGQAVSAARMRTALAESPIVASHRGPDCTRVQDAYSLRCAPQVHGAARDTLDHVELVAERELAAAIDNPVVLADGRVESNGNFHGAPVAYALDFLAIPVADVASIAERRTDRMLDVARSHGLPAFLAADPGVDSGHMIAQYTQAAVVSELKRLAAPASVDSIPSSAMQEDHVSMGWSAARKLRRGVEGLTTVLAVELLTAARALDLRAPLLPAPVTGAVRDLLRTRVEGPGPDRHLAPEIAAAEDLIRTGAVLDAAAAVTEHSPNGGTR, from the coding sequence ATGCCAGAAGCAGTGGAACTGGGCGAGCAACCGCTGCGCCCGGACCAGACGGTGGCCGTCGCCTGCGGGCGGGCCGCCGTCCGGTTCAGCGAGTTCGCCGAGCGGAAGATGGCCGAGTCCCGGCGCCATGTGGAGACCCTCGCCGGTGCCGAGCGGCCGACCTACGGGGTGTCCACCGGGTTCGGGGCGCTGGCCGTGCGGCACATCCCACCGGAGAGCCGTACCCAGCTACAACGCTCGTTCGTCCGCTCGCACGCGGCCGGGGCGGGCGACGCGGTCGAACCGGAGGTGGTGCGCGCGCTGATGGTGCTGCGGCTGCGCACCCTGGCCACCGGGCACACCGGCGTCCAGCCCGCGACCGCGCACGCGCTGGCCGACCTGCTCAACGCGGGCATCACCCCGGTGGTGCACGAGTACGGCTCGCTGGGCTGCTCGGGCGACCTCGCGCCGCTGGCGGCGGTGGCGCTCGCGCTGACCGGGGAGGGCGAGGTGTTCGACGCCACCGGTACCCGGATGCCCGCGGTCGAGGCGCTGCGAGTGGCGGGACTCGAACCCGTCACGCTCGCCGAGAAGGAAGGGCTCGCGCTCACCAACGGCACCGACGGCATGCTCGGCATGCTCCTGCTCGCCGCCGCCGACCTGCACCGGTTGCTGGACATCGCCGACCTCACCGCGGCGATGAGCGTGGAGGCACTGCTCGGCACCGACCGCGCCTTCGCCGAGGACCTGCAGGCCCTGCGCCCGCATCCGGGCCAGGCGGTCTCGGCGGCCCGGATGCGTACCGCGCTGGCCGAGTCGCCGATCGTGGCCAGCCACCGCGGCCCGGACTGCACCCGGGTGCAGGACGCCTACTCGCTGCGTTGCGCGCCCCAGGTACACGGCGCCGCGCGGGACACCCTGGACCACGTCGAGCTGGTCGCCGAACGCGAACTCGCCGCCGCCATCGACAACCCGGTGGTACTCGCCGACGGGCGGGTCGAGTCCAACGGCAACTTCCACGGCGCCCCGGTGGCCTACGCGCTGGACTTCCTCGCCATCCCGGTCGCCGACGTCGCCAGCATCGCCGAGCGGCGCACCGACCGGATGCTCGACGTGGCCCGCTCGCACGGCCTGCCTGCCTTCCTCGCCGCGGACCCCGGGGTCGACTCCGGGCACATGATCGCCCAGTACACCCAGGCCGCGGTGGTCAGCGAGCTGAAGCGGCTGGCGGCCCCGGCCTCGGTGGACTCCATCCCGAGCAGTGCCATGCAGGAGGACCACGTGTCCATGGGCTGGTCGGCCGCCCGCAAGCTGCGCCGCGGCGTCGAGGGGCTGACCACGGTGCTCGCGGTCGAGCTGCTCACCGCGGCCCGCGCGCTGGACCTGCGCGCCCCGCTGCTCCCCGCGCCGGTCACCGGGGCCGTACGCGACCTGCTGCGCACCCGGGTCGAGGGCCCCGGCCCGGACCGCCACCTCGCGCCGGAGATCGCCGCGGCCGAGGACCTGATCCGCACCGGCGCCGTACTCGACGCCGCCGCGGCCGTGACCGAGCATTCGCCGAACGGAGGTACCCGATGA
- the hutU gene encoding urocanate hydratase — MSRTVRAARGGTPTARNWQSEAALRMLHNNLDPEVAERPEDLVVYGGTGKAARDWASFDAITRCLTTLAEDETLLVQSGKPVGVLRTHEWAPRVLIANSNLVGDWATWPEFRRLDALGLTMYGQMTAGSWIYIGTQGILQGTYETFAAVAEKRFGGSLAGTLTVTAGLGGMGGAQPLAVTMNGGAALVIECDPHRARRRLETRYLDELASDVDDAVRRVGAARKERRALSVGVIGNAAEVLPELLRRGVEVDIVTDQTSAHDPLAYLPKGVEVEDWADYAAKKPDEFTDRARDSMAEHVDAMLGFLDAGAEVFDYGNSLRGEARLGGCERAFDFPGFVPAYIRPLFCEGKGPFRWAALSGDPADIAATDRAILDLFPENESLARWIRLAGERVAYQGLPARICWLGYGERHRAGLRFNEMVASGELSAPVAIGRDHLDAGSVASPYRETEGMADGSDAIADWPLLNALVNTASGASWVSIHHGGGVGMGRSIHAGQVCVADGTALAGQKIERVLTNDPGMGVLRHVDAGYERAAEVAAERGVRVPIMEAE, encoded by the coding sequence ATGAGCAGAACGGTCCGGGCGGCCCGCGGGGGCACGCCGACCGCGCGCAACTGGCAGTCCGAGGCGGCCCTGCGCATGCTGCACAACAACCTGGACCCCGAGGTCGCCGAGCGGCCGGAGGACCTGGTGGTCTACGGCGGCACCGGCAAGGCCGCGCGGGACTGGGCCAGCTTCGACGCGATCACCCGCTGCCTGACCACGCTGGCCGAGGACGAGACCCTGCTGGTGCAGTCCGGCAAGCCGGTCGGCGTGCTGCGCACCCACGAGTGGGCGCCGCGGGTGCTGATCGCCAACTCCAACCTGGTCGGCGACTGGGCCACCTGGCCCGAGTTCCGCCGCCTGGACGCGCTCGGGCTGACCATGTACGGGCAGATGACCGCGGGATCCTGGATCTACATCGGAACACAGGGCATCCTGCAGGGCACCTACGAGACCTTCGCGGCGGTCGCCGAGAAACGTTTCGGCGGCAGCCTGGCCGGCACGCTCACCGTGACCGCGGGACTCGGTGGCATGGGCGGGGCGCAACCGCTCGCGGTCACCATGAACGGCGGCGCCGCGCTGGTGATCGAATGCGACCCGCACCGCGCGCGGCGCAGGCTGGAGACCCGCTATCTCGACGAACTGGCGTCCGATGTGGACGACGCCGTGCGCAGGGTGGGCGCGGCGCGGAAGGAACGCAGGGCGCTGTCGGTCGGGGTGATCGGCAACGCCGCCGAGGTGCTGCCCGAGTTGCTGCGCCGCGGGGTCGAGGTGGACATCGTCACCGACCAGACCTCGGCGCACGACCCGCTGGCCTACCTGCCGAAGGGCGTGGAGGTCGAGGACTGGGCCGACTACGCGGCGAAGAAGCCGGACGAGTTCACCGACCGGGCACGGGACTCGATGGCCGAGCACGTAGATGCCATGCTCGGTTTCCTGGACGCGGGCGCGGAGGTCTTCGACTACGGCAACTCGCTGCGCGGGGAGGCCAGGCTCGGCGGCTGCGAGCGGGCCTTCGACTTCCCCGGGTTCGTGCCCGCCTATATCCGCCCGCTGTTCTGCGAGGGCAAGGGCCCGTTCCGGTGGGCGGCACTCTCCGGCGACCCGGCCGATATCGCGGCCACGGATCGGGCGATCCTGGACCTCTTCCCGGAGAACGAGTCGTTGGCCCGCTGGATCAGGCTGGCCGGGGAGCGGGTCGCCTACCAGGGTCTGCCCGCGCGGATCTGCTGGCTGGGCTACGGCGAGCGGCATCGTGCCGGCCTGCGGTTCAACGAGATGGTGGCCAGCGGTGAGCTGAGCGCCCCGGTGGCCATCGGGCGGGACCATCTCGATGCCGGTAGTGTCGCCTCGCCCTACCGGGAGACCGAGGGCATGGCCGACGGCTCGGACGCGATCGCCGACTGGCCGTTGCTGAACGCGCTGGTGAATACGGCATCCGGGGCCAGTTGGGTGTCCATCCATCACGGGGGTGGTGTGGGTATGGGACGCTCGATCCACGCCGGGCAGGTGTGCGTGGCCGACGGCACCGCGCTGGCCGGGCAGAAGATCGAGCGGGTGCTGACCAACGACCCGGGCATGGGCGTGCTCCGGCACGTCGACGCGGGCTACGAGCGGGCGGCCGAGGTCGCCGCCGAGCGTGGTGTCCGGGTTCCGATCATGGAGGCGGAGTGA
- a CDS encoding allantoate amidohydrolase, producing the protein MSTQGLLDQIADVGRDRRRGGYSRHAFDPAERELRTWFTEQASRRGLDVETDRNGNLWAWWGNPGPDALVTGSHLDSVPGGGAFDGPLGVVSAFTAVDALRERGRPPRAPFAVVAFAEEEGGRFGVPCLGSRLLTGAIGADAARALTDPNGVTLAEAAAGAGLDPERLGPDPDRLAGIGRFVELHVEQGKGLGYENRPLAIGTDISAHGRWRFTFTGQGDHAGTTLLMHRKDPMLPAAATIGATRIAAMDASHGRATVGRLVPNPGGTNVIASTVDLWLDARAEDEYCTRAMVEEITEAARSAAEQEGCTVQVTEESYSDTVYFDRELRHEFGRVLGKVPAIPTGAGHDAGILAAHVPTGMLFVRNPTGISHAPEEFAEPEDVEQGAAALADVLEHLGS; encoded by the coding sequence GTGAGCACGCAGGGGTTGCTGGACCAGATCGCCGATGTCGGCAGGGATCGGCGCCGCGGCGGCTACTCGCGGCACGCCTTCGACCCGGCCGAGCGGGAGCTGCGCACCTGGTTCACCGAGCAGGCGAGCCGGCGCGGGCTGGATGTGGAGACCGATCGCAACGGCAACCTCTGGGCGTGGTGGGGAAACCCCGGCCCGGACGCGCTGGTCACCGGAAGCCACCTCGACTCGGTCCCCGGCGGCGGTGCCTTCGACGGGCCGCTCGGCGTGGTCAGCGCGTTCACCGCGGTGGACGCGCTGCGGGAGCGGGGACGGCCGCCGCGGGCGCCGTTCGCGGTGGTCGCCTTCGCCGAGGAGGAGGGCGGCCGGTTCGGTGTGCCCTGCCTGGGATCGCGCCTGCTCACCGGCGCGATCGGCGCTGATGCCGCCCGGGCGCTCACCGACCCGAACGGGGTCACCCTCGCGGAGGCCGCGGCCGGCGCCGGGCTCGACCCGGAGCGGCTCGGCCCGGACCCGGACCGCCTCGCCGGCATCGGACGGTTCGTGGAGCTGCACGTCGAGCAGGGCAAGGGGCTCGGCTACGAGAACCGCCCGCTCGCGATCGGCACCGACATCAGCGCGCACGGCCGGTGGCGCTTCACCTTCACCGGGCAGGGTGACCATGCCGGGACCACCTTGCTGATGCACCGCAAGGACCCCATGCTGCCGGCGGCGGCGACGATCGGCGCTACCAGGATCGCCGCGATGGACGCCTCCCACGGGCGGGCCACCGTGGGCAGGCTGGTGCCGAACCCCGGCGGCACCAACGTGATAGCGTCCACTGTGGACTTGTGGCTGGACGCGCGGGCCGAGGACGAGTACTGCACGAGGGCGATGGTCGAGGAGATCACCGAGGCCGCGCGATCCGCGGCCGAGCAGGAGGGCTGCACCGTCCAGGTCACCGAGGAGTCCTACTCCGACACCGTGTACTTCGATCGGGAGCTGCGCCACGAGTTCGGCCGGGTGCTGGGCAAGGTGCCCGCCATCCCCACCGGCGCCGGGCACGACGCCGGCATCCTCGCCGCGCACGTGCCCACCGGCATGCTCTTCGTGCGCAACCCGACCGGGATCAGTCACGCGCCCGAGGAGTTCGCCGAACCCGAGGACGTGGAACAGGGCGCTGCGGCCCTGGCCGATGTGCTGGAGCATCTGGGCTCATGA
- a CDS encoding formimidoylglutamate deiminase: MSMYWCEYAWLPDGVAEGVRIEVVGDRIASVERDLPRAGTILNGLTFPGFANTHSHAFHRALRGRTHHERGTFWSWRERMYELAERLDPDSYYRLARAVYAEMVLAGYTSVGEFHYLHHAPGGAGYDEPNVMGQALAAAATDAGIRLTLLDTCYLTGGFGQPLSRHQSRFGDADAAAWAERARAFTPAGEQVRLGAAVHSVRAVPAEQLPTVVEATGGLPLHVHLSEQRGENVDCLAQHGRTPTTLLSECGVLGPHTVAVHATHLTSTDIGALSRTGTKVCFCPTTERDLGDGIGPARALLDAGVGLCLGSDSHAVVDAFEETRALELNERLAGEERGRIEVGELMAAGTRHDAIGWSEVGELAPGAGADLVTVDLDSVRTAGTEPGGALYAASAADVREVMVAGRWVVQDRGHRLLPHPAAALAREIGQLWE, encoded by the coding sequence ATGAGTATGTACTGGTGCGAGTACGCGTGGCTGCCGGACGGCGTGGCCGAGGGGGTGCGGATCGAGGTCGTCGGGGACCGGATCGCCTCGGTGGAACGGGATCTGCCCAGGGCGGGAACCATCCTGAACGGCCTGACCTTCCCCGGCTTCGCCAATACGCACTCGCACGCGTTCCACCGCGCGCTGCGCGGTCGGACGCACCACGAGCGCGGCACCTTCTGGAGCTGGCGCGAGCGGATGTACGAGCTGGCCGAGCGCCTCGACCCCGACTCCTACTACCGGCTGGCCCGCGCGGTGTACGCGGAAATGGTGCTGGCCGGCTACACCAGCGTCGGGGAGTTCCACTACCTGCACCACGCCCCCGGCGGCGCAGGCTACGACGAGCCGAACGTGATGGGCCAGGCACTGGCCGCCGCGGCCACCGACGCGGGCATCCGGTTGACCCTGCTGGACACCTGCTACCTGACCGGCGGGTTCGGCCAGCCGCTCAGCAGGCACCAGTCCCGGTTCGGCGACGCGGACGCCGCCGCCTGGGCCGAGCGGGCCCGCGCCTTCACCCCCGCCGGGGAGCAGGTCCGGCTCGGCGCCGCGGTGCACTCGGTGCGCGCCGTGCCCGCCGAGCAACTGCCCACGGTGGTCGAGGCCACCGGGGGGCTGCCCCTGCACGTCCACCTCTCCGAGCAGCGCGGGGAGAACGTCGACTGCCTCGCCCAGCACGGCCGGACCCCGACCACCCTGCTTTCCGAGTGCGGGGTACTCGGGCCGCATACGGTCGCCGTGCACGCCACTCACCTGACCAGCACCGATATCGGCGCGCTGAGCCGCACCGGCACCAAGGTCTGTTTCTGCCCCACCACCGAGCGCGACCTCGGCGACGGGATCGGCCCGGCGCGGGCGTTGCTGGACGCCGGGGTGGGGCTGTGCCTCGGCAGCGACAGCCACGCGGTCGTGGACGCCTTCGAGGAGACCAGGGCGCTGGAGCTGAACGAGCGGCTGGCCGGCGAGGAACGCGGCCGGATCGAGGTCGGCGAGCTGATGGCGGCGGGGACCCGCCACGACGCGATCGGCTGGTCCGAGGTCGGTGAGCTGGCCCCCGGCGCGGGCGCGGATCTGGTCACCGTGGATCTCGACTCGGTGCGTACCGCGGGCACCGAACCGGGCGGGGCGCTGTACGCGGCCTCGGCGGCCGACGTGCGCGAGGTGATGGTCGCCGGCCGGTGGGTCGTGCAGGACCGGGGGCACCGGCTGCTCCCGCACCCGGCGGCGGCGCTGGCAAGGGAGATCGGGCAGTTGTGGGAATGA
- the hutI gene encoding imidazolonepropionase, with translation MTATLLTEIGELTTNDPELGRRGDAALVLQGERVVWVGERAAAPPADESVNMAGRAVLPGWVDSHTHLVFAGDRTAEFEARMAGEPYRAGGIAVTVEATRAASDEALAQNLRSHVDEAARQGTTCLETKTGYGLDVANEERCARIAVEVADEVTYLGAHLVPPGSDPESYVDLVCGKMLEVVRPHVRWGDVFCEEGAFDGEQTDRLLRAMAGQGLGLRVHGNQLGAGPGVQLAVRHGAASVDHCTYLTEADVAALAGSDTVATLLPACDLSTRQPPAPARRLLDAGATIALASNANPGSSYTTSMAFCVATAVLQMGLSVDEAVWAATAGGARALRRDTGDGAVGVIRPGARADLHVLDAPSATHLAYRPGVPLTWAVWRRGLRQR, from the coding sequence ATGACGGCGACACTCCTCACCGAGATCGGCGAGCTCACCACCAACGACCCGGAGCTGGGTAGGCGCGGGGACGCCGCGCTGGTGCTGCAGGGCGAGCGGGTGGTGTGGGTCGGCGAGCGCGCCGCCGCGCCGCCGGCCGACGAGTCGGTCAACATGGCGGGCCGGGCGGTGTTGCCCGGCTGGGTGGACAGCCACACCCACCTGGTGTTCGCCGGGGACCGCACCGCCGAGTTCGAGGCGCGGATGGCGGGCGAGCCGTACCGCGCGGGCGGGATCGCGGTCACCGTGGAGGCCACCAGGGCCGCCTCCGACGAGGCGCTGGCGCAGAACCTGCGCAGCCACGTCGACGAGGCCGCGCGGCAGGGCACCACCTGCCTGGAGACCAAGACCGGGTACGGGCTCGACGTCGCCAACGAGGAGCGCTGCGCCCGGATCGCCGTCGAGGTCGCCGACGAGGTGACCTACCTCGGCGCGCACCTCGTCCCTCCCGGCTCCGACCCGGAGTCCTATGTGGACCTGGTGTGCGGGAAGATGCTCGAGGTGGTCCGGCCGCACGTGCGCTGGGGCGATGTGTTCTGCGAGGAGGGCGCCTTCGACGGGGAGCAGACCGACCGGCTGCTGCGGGCCATGGCCGGGCAGGGCCTCGGCCTGCGGGTGCACGGTAACCAGCTCGGTGCGGGGCCCGGGGTCCAGCTCGCGGTGCGGCACGGTGCGGCCAGCGTGGACCACTGCACGTACCTGACCGAGGCCGATGTGGCGGCGCTGGCCGGTTCGGACACCGTGGCCACCCTGCTGCCGGCCTGCGACCTCTCCACCCGGCAGCCGCCAGCGCCCGCGCGCAGGCTGCTGGACGCGGGCGCGACGATCGCGCTGGCCAGCAACGCCAACCCGGGCAGCTCCTACACCACCTCGATGGCGTTCTGCGTCGCCACCGCCGTGCTGCAGATGGGCCTCTCGGTGGACGAGGCGGTGTGGGCGGCCACCGCGGGCGGGGCACGGGCACTGCGCAGGGACACCGGCGACGGCGCGGTCGGCGTCATCCGGCCCGGAGCCCGCGCCGACCTGCATGTCCTGGACGCCCCCTCGGCCACGCACCTCGCCTACCGCCCCGGCGTCCCGCTCACCTGGGCCGTCTGGCGCCGCGGTCTCCGCCAACGCTGA
- a CDS encoding dienelactone hydrolase family protein, with amino-acid sequence MAQEIQTSTITVHELNAYLARPVGGSERGMLLLPMVTGIGEQVREFAADLAGAGITALSWDPWHGPSTDDTPRERLMELMNELDDEVALAEAGQLLEYLFGELGVTRAGVIGWCLGGRLALILGGRERRLANVVAYHPTVPATPAPNHTLDAVEHTRRITAPAMMLYPTADTLVPWESFARLQEALQSRDTGAGIVHTYPGAEHGFSDRSRHGNEVNATAYAVSWPQVLEFVRATTG; translated from the coding sequence ATGGCGCAGGAGATACAGACATCGACGATCACCGTGCACGAGCTGAACGCGTACCTGGCCCGCCCGGTGGGCGGTAGCGAGCGCGGCATGCTGCTGCTGCCGATGGTCACCGGCATCGGCGAGCAGGTGCGGGAGTTCGCGGCCGACCTGGCCGGCGCCGGGATCACGGCCCTGTCCTGGGACCCCTGGCACGGGCCGAGCACGGACGACACCCCGCGCGAGCGGTTGATGGAGCTGATGAACGAGCTGGACGACGAGGTGGCGCTGGCCGAGGCGGGGCAGCTGCTCGAGTACCTGTTCGGCGAGCTCGGGGTGACCAGGGCCGGCGTGATCGGCTGGTGTCTCGGCGGCAGGCTGGCACTGATCCTCGGTGGGCGCGAGCGGCGGCTGGCCAACGTGGTCGCCTACCACCCCACGGTCCCCGCGACCCCGGCGCCGAACCACACCCTCGACGCGGTCGAGCACACCCGGCGGATCACCGCTCCGGCGATGATGCTGTACCCGACCGCGGACACGCTCGTGCCGTGGGAGAGCTTCGCCCGGCTCCAGGAGGCGCTACAGTCCCGGGACACCGGCGCCGGCATCGTGCACACCTACCCGGGGGCCGAGCACGGGTTCAGTGACCGGTCCCGGCACGGCAACGAGGTCAACGCGACCGCGTATGCCGTCTCCTGGCCGCAGGTGCTCGAGTTCGTGCGGGCCACCACCGGCTGA
- a CDS encoding sensor histidine kinase, whose translation MRKWRHAAAVLLGAAAWVVICALVVYETRRNPTPWELIGGLACTTVALAALRRLPLVALAVAAASSFAVLPNYFGRFPVWPVLLMLTIGYLAGRRMEHPRPALLTFAGIAVAGLPAAFLLSGNGLGNWVTLVLTLLFAVLVPWHLGRYVRLRAAFADDGWERAVRLEARQRATAEQARLRERARIANDMHDSLGHELSLIALRAAALEVDAGLGERQRGAAGDLRESAATATERLREIIGVLREGAEPSTRPAGESTAELVERAVASGMRIESTLDEADGTPPMVDRAVHRIVQESLTNVAKHAPGARVRVTVERGDTATTVLVGNGPPAAEPGQHGSPGPSGRYGLAGLRERVRLVGGTLHAGPAGAGFEVHADLPHDTAPGNEAAEAAAPAPEESESARRHVEARRAARSTLLQAVAIPTAALIVTFAVSAVYYLNNWYSSALSAEEYAGLRVGQTRSTMALPDRERAERPVVPEPASPPGVRCEYYGTDASLLGTSGDVYRLCFSGGLLVAKRLLENEQGESG comes from the coding sequence ATGCGGAAATGGCGGCACGCGGCGGCCGTGCTGCTCGGCGCGGCCGCCTGGGTGGTGATCTGCGCGCTGGTCGTGTACGAGACCCGGCGCAACCCCACCCCGTGGGAGTTGATCGGCGGGCTGGCCTGCACCACGGTGGCCCTGGCCGCGTTGCGCCGCCTGCCGCTGGTCGCGCTCGCCGTGGCGGCGGCATCGAGCTTCGCGGTGCTGCCGAACTACTTCGGCCGGTTCCCGGTGTGGCCGGTGCTGCTGATGCTCACCATCGGCTACCTCGCCGGCCGCCGGATGGAGCACCCCCGCCCCGCGCTGCTCACCTTCGCCGGGATCGCCGTGGCCGGGTTGCCGGCGGCGTTCCTGCTGTCCGGCAACGGCCTCGGTAACTGGGTGACCCTGGTGCTGACCCTGCTGTTCGCGGTGCTCGTGCCCTGGCATCTCGGCCGGTACGTCCGGCTGCGGGCGGCGTTCGCCGACGACGGCTGGGAGCGGGCGGTACGGCTGGAGGCGCGGCAGCGGGCCACCGCCGAGCAGGCGCGGCTACGGGAACGCGCCCGGATCGCCAACGACATGCACGACTCGCTCGGGCACGAGCTGAGCCTGATCGCGCTGCGGGCGGCCGCCCTCGAGGTGGACGCCGGGCTCGGTGAACGCCAGCGCGGGGCCGCGGGCGACCTGCGGGAGAGCGCGGCCACCGCGACCGAGCGGCTGCGCGAGATCATCGGGGTGCTGCGCGAGGGCGCGGAACCGTCGACCCGGCCCGCGGGGGAGAGCACGGCCGAACTGGTCGAGCGGGCCGTCGCCTCGGGGATGCGCATCGAGTCCACCCTGGACGAGGCGGATGGGACACCGCCGATGGTGGACCGGGCCGTGCACCGGATCGTGCAGGAGTCACTGACCAATGTGGCCAAGCACGCCCCGGGAGCTCGGGTGCGGGTCACGGTCGAACGCGGGGACACGGCCACCACGGTGCTGGTCGGCAACGGTCCGCCGGCCGCGGAGCCGGGGCAGCACGGTTCGCCGGGCCCATCCGGGCGGTACGGGCTCGCCGGCCTGCGGGAGCGGGTCCGGCTGGTCGGCGGCACCCTGCACGCCGGCCCGGCCGGAGCCGGCTTCGAGGTCCACGCCGACCTGCCGCACGACACCGCACCCGGGAACGAAGCCGCCGAAGCGGCCGCACCGGCGCCGGAGGAGTCCGAGTCGGCCCGCAGGCACGTCGAGGCCCGCCGCGCGGCCCGGTCGACCCTGTTGCAGGCGGTGGCGATTCCCACGGCCGCCCTCATCGTGACCTTCGCGGTCAGCGCGGTGTACTACCTGAACAACTGGTACTCCTCCGCGCTCTCCGCGGAGGAGTACGCGGGCCTGCGCGTCGGGCAGACCCGGTCGACGATGGCGCTGCCGGATCGGGAGCGCGCGGAGCGGCCGGTCGTGCCCGAGCCTGCGTCCCCGCCCGGCGTGCGCTGCGAGTACTACGGCACCGACGCTTCCCTGCTCGGCACCAGCGGGGATGTCTACCGGCTGTGCTTCTCCGGCGGGCTGCTGGTTGCCAAGCGATTGCTCGAGAACGAACAGGGGGAGAGCGGTTGA
- a CDS encoding response regulator transcription factor encodes MIRVLLADDEAMVRAGVSAILATDQEIEVVAEAGDGSAAVEQVRLTRPDVALLDIRMPKLDGLAAAAEIRKVHPRTAVLVLTTFGEDAYIARALGEGASGFLLKSGDPRELLAGVHAVADGAAFLSPKVAQRVITHLAGGRLAQGAAARERIAVLTEREREVLALVGSGLSNADIAGRLHVVEGTVKAYMSAILNRLEVRNRVQAAIVAYEAGLVPRAPH; translated from the coding sequence TTGATCCGGGTACTGCTCGCCGACGACGAGGCGATGGTGCGGGCGGGGGTGAGCGCGATCCTGGCCACCGACCAGGAGATCGAGGTGGTCGCCGAGGCCGGGGACGGCAGCGCCGCGGTGGAACAGGTGCGGCTCACCAGGCCGGATGTCGCGTTGCTGGACATCAGGATGCCCAAGCTGGACGGGCTGGCCGCCGCGGCCGAGATCCGCAAGGTGCATCCACGCACCGCCGTGCTCGTGCTGACCACCTTCGGCGAGGACGCCTACATCGCGCGGGCGCTGGGCGAGGGGGCGAGCGGCTTCCTGCTCAAGTCCGGGGACCCGCGCGAGCTGCTGGCCGGCGTGCACGCGGTCGCGGACGGTGCGGCGTTCCTCTCACCCAAGGTGGCGCAGCGGGTGATCACGCACCTTGCCGGCGGTCGGCTCGCCCAGGGCGCGGCGGCGAGGGAGCGGATCGCCGTGCTCACCGAACGCGAGCGCGAGGTGCTGGCGCTGGTCGGGTCCGGGTTGTCCAATGCGGACATCGCGGGCCGGTTGCACGTCGTGGAGGGCACGGTCAAGGCGTACATGAGCGCGATACTGAACCGGCTGGAGGTGCGGAACCGGGTGCAGGCCGCGATCGTCGCCTACGAGGCCGGGCTGGTCCCACGGGCACCTCACTGA